The DNA sequence GTGAGATACAAGCTCGAAgcccattggcagagctgtgagggctgtggggagccAGAGCTGGCGTAGCAGGTGTCAGTGGGTCAGGATTTagtggcattggcagagctgtaggGAGGGGAGCCAAGTTctgggttagcagggggctgtgggtcgggattgatgGGCTCCGGGGGAGTTCTGGGGAcaggggagccagggctgggttagcagggggctgtgggtcgggattgattGGCTCCAAGGGagttctgggggcgggggagccagggctgggttagcagggggctgtgggtcgggatggATCGGCTCCGAGGGAGTTCTGGTGgtgggggagccagggctgggttagcaggggctgcaggtcgggattgaggggcacaggcagagctggggggaggcccaggactgggatagcaggaggCTGGAGGGAAGGGCTGAGAGGTATCGGCAGATCCCCTTTGCTAGCAGTCAGTGGTTGATGGCTCTGGTTGCCTTGGGGTGCCAGTAGCCGGGCCTCACCGTGAGCTGATGGCTCAGCTCATTGCTGAGCAGGTTCTGGAAAGCCGCCTGGTCCAGCACCTTCGCTCCAGGCGGGCCCTCGGCGTATCTGTAGAAGCTGTCCACAATCACACAGAGGCCGTGTTCCAGCTCAGACCCCTCCCTGGCCGTCTCAGCCGGCTTCCTTCCACCTCCAGAGCAAAGGCAGACGGTGTCAGTGTGGGCCCACCAGCCCCAGAGACCTCAGCTAGGAAGGCTGGGGAGTACCTGCTGCTGGTGCCACCAGACCTGCCGcagtctggggcagggatggatgaggggtgtggggggggttagCTAGATGGGGCCCAGCTCTGCTATAGTGATGGTTGAGCGTCACTTTGGGATTAAAGGTCAGTGACTCGAAGTGCTCTAAAGTCGACCTGTGAACACACGTTGTCTTGACATTTTCCCGCCCAGCTCCACATCTGAACCTCCATCTCCTTAGGCCTCAGtcacccagctgtaaaatggagaaaaCAGACCTGCCCTTGTCTAGTTAGAtggtaaactccttggggcagtgactctctcgctgtgtgtctgtgcagcgcctggcacaagggggccctgatctcagctggggcagggactgtctctcgctgtgtgtctgtgcagcacctggcacaacggggccctgatctcagctggggcagggattgtctctcgctgtgtgtctgtgcagcgcctggcacaatggggccctgatctcagctgggtcaCTTAGCTGTTTCTCTAATGGCGGCAGTTGGTGGGTTCTGGGTGAGTCTGACAGATTCAGGGTATAAGGGGAGTGTGCAGAGAAAATAATGCATTACATTGGAGAGAGACCCTAGGACTTGGGCCATTATTATTGGCTGATGTAGTGAAGGCTCCATGCAGAACCAGGGCCCAGAATGGTCAGGTTCATTAGCGACGCGTCTCTTACCGCTCCTCTCCCCGGACGGCTCTGGCTGCAGACTCTGCCCCATGGGCCCACCGGGGAAAGTGCTCCTGGGTTGCTAGAGAGACCAGAATCGCAGTGAGTGAGCACCATGACGATTGCTCAGCAAAGAGCTCTCCCCTGCTACAGACTCAGGGCGGGGAACGGGacgggaatagggtgaccagacagcaaatgtgaaaaatcaggagtggggtggggggtaataggcacctatataagacaaagccccaaatatcgggact is a window from the Mauremys reevesii isolate NIE-2019 unplaced genomic scaffold, ASM1616193v1 Contig44, whole genome shotgun sequence genome containing:
- the LOC120394257 gene encoding protein S100-A16-like; protein product: MGQSLQPEPSGERSGGRKPAETAREGSELEHGLCVIVDSFYRYAEGPPGAKVLDQAAFQNLLSNELSHQLTNTEVEAAVMRTFEKLDANKDQKISFDEYWQLIAWICQVIRRRDYNE